In the genome of Mycobacterium kansasii ATCC 12478, one region contains:
- a CDS encoding 3-oxoacyl-ACP synthase III family protein — MTRHWLVMETANGPQAPFVTRVAGAGRHLPETHLTTDELMATTRHHTHIDLERLTGIHERRVSVGDEDSYSLATSAALNALAAARQDPAALDVVINCSITKFRGGLTQWLEPTMSSAIARAIGARRAMTFDVSNACAGMLTGVTILNNWIRQGVVERGLVVSGEYISQLSHNAARHIRNILSKELASLTLGDAGAALLLERAPAGSAGIALAGFTTVADYSRLCLAYPRGHDPGARMFTNSRAIHQAAMANTPLLLQEVLDTAGISIHDIDHVITHQTSARAIRKGMARMSQSFGDKPRHDAVITVDRYGNTASTTHTVALVEELEAGHVAAGERIALIALASGLEIGIVLLTLDEDMVSRYGHSH, encoded by the coding sequence ATGACGCGACACTGGCTGGTAATGGAGACGGCGAACGGACCGCAAGCGCCGTTCGTCACCCGGGTAGCCGGCGCCGGCCGGCATCTGCCCGAAACCCATCTCACCACAGACGAATTGATGGCGACCACTCGTCACCACACCCACATCGACCTGGAACGGCTGACCGGAATCCACGAGCGCCGGGTCTCGGTGGGTGACGAGGATTCCTACTCCCTGGCCACCTCCGCGGCACTGAACGCACTGGCCGCCGCGCGGCAGGATCCGGCCGCGCTGGACGTGGTGATCAACTGCAGCATCACCAAGTTCCGCGGCGGCCTGACCCAATGGCTGGAGCCGACCATGAGCAGCGCCATTGCCCGCGCCATCGGGGCGCGTCGGGCGATGACGTTCGACGTATCCAACGCGTGCGCCGGAATGCTCACCGGCGTAACGATTTTGAACAACTGGATCCGCCAGGGCGTGGTCGAGCGCGGACTGGTCGTCAGTGGCGAGTACATCTCACAGCTCAGCCACAACGCGGCGCGCCATATCCGCAACATCCTCAGCAAGGAGTTGGCCTCGTTGACCCTCGGCGATGCCGGCGCGGCCCTGCTGCTGGAGCGGGCACCCGCCGGCTCGGCGGGAATCGCCCTTGCCGGGTTCACCACCGTCGCCGACTACAGCCGGCTGTGTCTGGCCTACCCACGCGGACACGACCCGGGCGCGCGGATGTTCACCAATTCCCGCGCCATCCACCAGGCCGCGATGGCCAACACGCCGCTGCTGTTGCAGGAAGTCCTTGATACTGCCGGCATTTCGATTCACGACATCGACCACGTGATCACCCACCAGACGTCGGCGCGGGCAATCCGCAAGGGCATGGCCCGAATGTCGCAGTCGTTCGGCGACAAGCCCCGCCATGACGCGGTGATCACCGTGGACCGGTACGGCAACACGGCGTCGACCACGCATACGGTGGCGCTCGTCGAGGAACTCGAGGCCGGACACGTCGCGGCCGGCGAACGGATCGCGCTGATCGCTCTGGCTTCTGGGCTGGAAATAGGAATCGTCTTACTGACCCTGGATGAGGACATGGTGAGCCGGTATGGGCACAGTCATTGA
- a CDS encoding Acg family FMN-binding oxidoreductase has translation MTAATVPNAPDAVVIREAVMLACHAPSLHNSQPWRWIAVGPTLQLWADSSRSMPATDHTGRELLLSCGAVLDHLRVAMSVAGWDTTTERFPDPASQDQLATLRFRHADTITAEQQRRAQAILRRRTDRLPFDPPARWTAAESVLRRVVAPYDVQLDVVADEQRPALAEASRLTETLRRYDTTYLSELRWWTSPFTTDPSHAPEGALVSTAEAARVDIARAFPPAGGGRRRPGIDHDQSKIVVLSTDSDDPLDVLRCGEAMSAVLLECTMAGMATCTLTHMTEIAMSRNIIAQITGTAGRPQLLIRLGRSPANDQHVERTARRPVTEVLEFRR, from the coding sequence ATGACGGCGGCGACGGTGCCCAATGCACCCGATGCGGTGGTGATCCGCGAAGCGGTGATGCTGGCATGTCATGCCCCGTCGTTGCACAACAGCCAGCCATGGCGATGGATTGCGGTGGGTCCAACCTTGCAGCTGTGGGCCGACTCCAGCCGTTCGATGCCGGCTACCGACCACACCGGCCGGGAACTGTTGTTGAGCTGCGGCGCGGTGCTGGATCACCTGCGTGTCGCCATGTCGGTCGCCGGCTGGGACACGACCACCGAACGGTTTCCCGACCCGGCAAGCCAGGACCAGCTGGCGACACTGCGATTTCGTCACGCCGACACCATCACGGCAGAGCAGCAGCGCCGGGCGCAGGCCATCCTGCGGCGCCGCACCGACCGATTGCCGTTCGACCCGCCCGCCCGGTGGACGGCGGCGGAGTCGGTGCTGCGCCGGGTGGTCGCACCCTATGACGTCCAGCTGGACGTGGTGGCCGACGAGCAGCGTCCGGCCCTGGCCGAGGCGTCCCGGCTCACCGAGACGCTGCGCCGTTACGACACCACCTACCTATCCGAATTACGTTGGTGGACATCGCCGTTCACAACAGACCCCAGTCACGCACCGGAAGGCGCCCTGGTGTCCACCGCGGAAGCGGCCCGGGTCGACATCGCGCGGGCGTTTCCGCCGGCCGGCGGCGGGCGGCGTCGCCCAGGCATCGATCATGACCAGTCCAAGATCGTGGTGTTGTCCACCGACAGCGACGACCCGTTGGACGTGTTGCGCTGCGGCGAGGCGATGTCTGCCGTGCTGCTCGAATGCACCATGGCGGGCATGGCCACGTGCACGCTGACGCATATGACCGAAATCGCGATGAGCCGCAACATCATCGCCCAGATCACCGGGACTGCGGGTCGGCCGCAGCTGCTCATCCGACTCGGCCGATCACCGGCCAACGACCAGCACGTGGAGCGCACCGCGCGGCGGCCCGTGACGGAAGTACTCGAGTTTCGGCGTTGA
- a CDS encoding AAA family ATPase, translating to MINADRGTADAATTAGVPYVDVHETHTGVVVLAGDRAYKAKKPVLTDFLDFRTPEQRERACLREVELNSRLSPDSYLGIAHLSDPAGGPAEPVVVMRRYRDSDRLAWLAEHGGSETSVRELLDTIAAVLARFHEHAERSPLIDAQGEAGAINRRWTENLTELRRYAGTVFSDESIGQIEQLVAEFVCGRDVLFNRRIAEGCIVDGHGDLLADDIFCVADGPALLDCLEFDDQLRYVDRIDDAAFLAMDLEFLGRNDLGEYFLERYLAHSGDTAPKPLHDFYIAYRAVVRAKVDCVRLSQGKSASAADAARHLAIATRHLRQGAVRLALVGGNPGTGKSTVARALAERVGAQVISTDDVRRQLREWGAIAGESGVLDAGLYSPRNVTAVYEVALRRARLSLANGRPVILDGTWRDPQLRAQAHRLAAEAHSPLVELLCTAPVDTAADRVRTRQPGNSDATPQIAATLAAQHNGWDTAHPVDTSRPLEFSVREAHDVWVGATGAGAPG from the coding sequence ATGATCAACGCCGACAGAGGTACTGCCGACGCCGCGACGACCGCTGGGGTGCCCTACGTCGACGTGCACGAAACCCACACCGGCGTAGTGGTGCTCGCCGGCGACCGGGCCTACAAGGCGAAGAAGCCGGTGTTGACCGACTTCCTGGATTTCCGGACACCTGAGCAACGCGAACGCGCGTGTCTGCGCGAAGTCGAGCTGAACAGCCGGCTGTCTCCCGACAGTTATCTCGGCATCGCGCATCTTTCCGACCCCGCCGGAGGTCCCGCCGAACCGGTCGTAGTGATGCGGCGTTACCGCGACAGCGACCGGTTGGCGTGGCTGGCCGAGCACGGCGGGTCGGAGACGTCGGTTCGCGAGCTACTGGACACCATCGCCGCGGTGCTGGCGCGCTTTCACGAGCATGCCGAGCGAAGTCCACTGATCGACGCCCAGGGCGAGGCCGGCGCGATCAATCGACGCTGGACGGAGAATCTGACCGAACTTCGCCGCTATGCGGGTACGGTGTTCTCCGACGAGTCGATCGGGCAGATCGAGCAGCTGGTTGCCGAATTCGTCTGCGGCCGTGATGTTCTGTTCAACCGCCGGATCGCGGAAGGTTGCATTGTCGACGGCCACGGCGATCTGCTTGCCGACGACATCTTCTGCGTCGCCGACGGTCCGGCCCTGCTCGATTGCCTCGAGTTCGACGACCAACTTCGCTACGTGGACCGTATCGACGATGCAGCCTTCCTGGCCATGGATCTGGAGTTCTTGGGCCGCAACGACCTTGGCGAGTACTTTCTCGAACGCTACCTGGCCCACTCCGGCGATACCGCGCCGAAGCCGCTGCATGACTTCTACATCGCCTATCGCGCGGTAGTGCGGGCCAAGGTCGACTGTGTCCGGCTGTCGCAGGGCAAGTCGGCGTCCGCGGCGGACGCCGCGCGGCATCTGGCCATAGCGACCCGGCATCTGCGCCAAGGCGCGGTTCGGCTGGCGCTCGTCGGCGGCAACCCGGGCACCGGAAAATCCACGGTGGCCCGGGCGCTGGCGGAACGCGTTGGGGCTCAGGTTATATCAACCGACGACGTGCGCCGGCAGCTGCGTGAGTGGGGCGCCATCGCCGGAGAGTCCGGCGTGTTGGATGCCGGCTTGTACAGTCCGCGAAATGTCACGGCCGTCTACGAGGTAGCCCTGCGCCGAGCGCGTCTTAGTCTGGCGAATGGGCGGCCGGTGATCCTCGACGGGACCTGGCGCGATCCGCAGCTGCGGGCCCAAGCGCATCGCCTTGCCGCCGAAGCACATTCGCCGCTGGTGGAACTGCTGTGCACGGCGCCGGTCGACACGGCAGCCGACCGGGTCAGGACCCGGCAACCGGGCAATTCCGATGCGACGCCGCAGATTGCCGCGACCCTGGCCGCTCAGCACAACGGCTGGGACACCGCACATCCGGTCGACACCTCCCGTCCGCTCGAGTTCTCGGTGCGGGAGGCCCACGATGTCTGGGTCGGTGCTACCGGAGCCGGCGCGCCGGGATAG
- a CDS encoding universal stress protein encodes MSATMKRLGIVVGVDGSAASNAAVSWAAQDATLRHLPLTLVHMVNAAVPMWPEMPMSMGMAAWQEEDGRQVLEQAVKIAEQAVQAHREITIHTELRWSPPVPTLVELSAEAELVVVGSYGRGAVARAVLGSVGSALLRRATCPVAVVRDPDPAADPAHPAQLPQAPVVVGIDGSPVSELATAIAFDEASRRGVELKAVHAWSDLEVVDLPGLDWSTVKAEAEQTVAERLAGWQERYPDVTVHRLVVCDRPARELIDQAQTAQLVVLGSHGRGGFTGMLLGSVSNAVVHSVRTPVIVARPS; translated from the coding sequence ATGTCTGCAACCATGAAACGTCTTGGCATCGTCGTCGGCGTCGACGGATCGGCCGCGTCGAATGCGGCAGTGTCGTGGGCAGCACAGGACGCCACGCTGCGCCACCTTCCACTGACCTTGGTTCACATGGTGAATGCGGCCGTGCCGATGTGGCCCGAGATGCCGATGTCGATGGGCATGGCCGCGTGGCAGGAGGAAGACGGCCGTCAGGTCCTCGAACAGGCGGTCAAGATCGCCGAGCAGGCCGTGCAGGCCCATCGGGAGATCACCATTCACACCGAGCTGAGATGGTCGCCGCCGGTGCCCACGCTGGTAGAACTGTCCGCCGAAGCAGAGTTGGTGGTGGTGGGCAGCTACGGGCGCGGAGCGGTGGCCCGGGCGGTCCTGGGCTCGGTCGGTTCGGCGCTACTGCGCCGCGCGACCTGTCCGGTCGCGGTCGTCCGCGACCCAGACCCGGCCGCCGATCCCGCGCATCCTGCTCAGCTGCCGCAAGCGCCCGTCGTGGTCGGAATCGATGGCTCGCCGGTCTCGGAGCTGGCGACGGCCATTGCCTTCGACGAGGCGTCGCGCCGCGGTGTGGAGCTGAAGGCGGTGCATGCCTGGAGCGACCTTGAAGTTGTCGACCTGCCAGGGCTGGACTGGTCGACGGTCAAGGCCGAAGCAGAGCAGACCGTGGCCGAACGCCTGGCCGGCTGGCAGGAGCGGTATCCCGACGTCACGGTTCATCGGCTCGTCGTATGCGACCGGCCGGCCCGCGAGCTGATCGACCAAGCTCAAACCGCCCAACTCGTCGTGCTGGGCAGCCACGGCCGAGGGGGATTCACCGGCATGCTGCTGGGTTCGGTCAGCAATGCGGTGGTTCACTCGGTTCGGACACCGGTGATCGTGGCTCGTCCGTCCTGA
- a CDS encoding universal stress protein has product MNHPQSRIVVGIDGSDAAINAAKWAITEAISRDIPLRLIHAIPRGADVPAGDESLDVEYAEMALHGAAAALHAMDEAVKVETEIVHGSPGGTLIDESRSAAMVCVGSVGIGRVARKLLGSTAEAVARKARCPTAVIRTGHNDVVPDSAWIAVVVEDSPANDAVLEQGFREAHLRGAPILAMGVWRWGLGEIRYEQLNRRLDRWVGQYRDLHVQPAAARHGVAEFLGRTEEAIQLAVVGSDDAGDVARMVGPVTFHVPRRDGHSVLVVPN; this is encoded by the coding sequence ATGAATCATCCGCAGTCACGAATAGTTGTGGGCATCGACGGGTCGGACGCCGCGATCAATGCCGCCAAGTGGGCAATTACCGAAGCGATCAGCCGCGACATCCCGCTCCGGTTGATCCATGCGATCCCCCGCGGCGCCGATGTGCCCGCCGGCGACGAGAGTCTGGACGTCGAATACGCCGAAATGGCCCTCCACGGCGCCGCGGCCGCGCTGCATGCCATGGACGAGGCCGTCAAAGTCGAAACCGAGATCGTCCACGGGTCACCCGGCGGCACCCTGATCGACGAATCACGTTCGGCGGCAATGGTTTGCGTGGGGTCGGTAGGTATAGGGCGGGTCGCTCGCAAGCTGCTGGGCTCGACGGCCGAGGCGGTGGCGCGTAAGGCCCGGTGTCCGACCGCGGTCATCCGCACCGGCCATAACGACGTCGTGCCGGATTCGGCCTGGATCGCTGTTGTCGTCGAGGATTCACCGGCCAACGACGCGGTGCTCGAACAGGGCTTCCGGGAGGCGCACCTTCGCGGGGCGCCGATTCTGGCGATGGGTGTCTGGCGCTGGGGTTTGGGTGAGATTCGCTATGAGCAGCTGAATCGTCGGCTCGACCGCTGGGTTGGTCAGTATCGCGACCTCCACGTCCAACCGGCAGCCGCCCGGCATGGGGTCGCCGAATTTCTCGGCAGGACCGAGGAAGCGATCCAATTGGCCGTCGTGGGCAGCGACGACGCCGGCGACGTCGCGCGGATGGTCGGCCCGGTGACATTCCACGTGCCACGCCGCGATGGGCATTCGGTGCTCGTGGTGCCGAACTGA
- a CDS encoding GAF domain-containing sensor histidine kinase, producing the protein MHAQLDELLAARDQMAQLLRVIVEIGSDLDLDGTLRRIVTAARELTAAPYGALAVRDPEGTLLSFIHEGIDAEMARRIGHLPVGKGVLGVSLVETPALRLDDLTAHPAACGFPEHHPPMRAFLGVPIMIRGTVFGHLYLTHVDPGRVFSESDEFLARALAFAAGVAIDNAQVLERERTAVKWMEASREITTALLTSAEPQRRPLRLIAEKACALTDAEQAIVLVPLDADQPPDEIDTLVVSAAVGRHAAEVVGQRVPVDGSTTGTVFRSGQPLITEAFNHRIPAFTDVAQRSAILMPLRAHDHVAGVIAIARGADKPPFDVSYVDLVSNFATHAAIALMLASGREDARQLTILAERERIAHDLHDHVIQRLFATGMDLQGTLARARSPEVIGRLSRTLDDLQTIIEEIRTAIFQLKAPLERDGGFRHRIQAVVADLTEHRDIVTTVQIDGPMAAVGDELADHAEAVTTEAVSNALRHSGATQLTIEVGVADMFSLDIVDNGCGLPADISRRSGLANMKHRAEQLGGSCEINSAPDGGTRVHWTAPLGDC; encoded by the coding sequence ATGCACGCGCAGCTCGACGAGTTGCTGGCGGCCCGTGACCAAATGGCGCAATTGCTGCGGGTGATCGTCGAGATCGGCTCGGATCTCGACCTCGACGGAACTCTGCGGCGGATCGTCACCGCGGCCAGGGAATTGACCGCCGCCCCCTACGGGGCCCTGGCCGTCCGTGATCCCGAGGGAACGTTGCTGTCGTTCATCCACGAGGGGATAGACGCCGAGATGGCGCGACGGATCGGGCACCTGCCGGTCGGCAAGGGGGTGCTGGGTGTCTCACTCGTCGAAACGCCGGCGTTGCGCCTGGATGACCTGACCGCGCACCCGGCTGCCTGCGGGTTCCCCGAGCACCATCCCCCGATGCGCGCGTTTCTCGGCGTGCCGATCATGATCCGCGGGACGGTGTTCGGCCACCTCTACCTCACCCATGTCGACCCCGGGCGGGTCTTCTCCGAATCCGACGAGTTCTTGGCTCGCGCGCTGGCGTTCGCGGCCGGGGTCGCCATCGACAACGCGCAGGTACTTGAGCGCGAGCGCACGGCGGTGAAGTGGATGGAGGCCAGTCGCGAGATCACGACCGCACTGCTGACCAGCGCCGAGCCGCAGCGGCGTCCGTTGCGGTTGATCGCGGAAAAGGCATGCGCGCTAACCGATGCCGAACAGGCGATCGTGCTGGTTCCGCTCGATGCCGACCAGCCGCCCGACGAGATCGACACGCTGGTTGTTTCCGCCGCGGTTGGGAGGCATGCCGCCGAGGTCGTCGGCCAACGGGTCCCGGTGGACGGCTCGACCACGGGCACCGTTTTCCGGTCCGGCCAACCGTTGATCACCGAGGCGTTCAACCACAGAATTCCCGCGTTCACCGACGTCGCACAACGCTCTGCGATTCTGATGCCACTTCGCGCCCACGACCACGTCGCCGGGGTGATCGCCATTGCCCGCGGCGCCGACAAGCCGCCCTTCGACGTCAGCTATGTGGATTTGGTGAGCAATTTCGCCACCCACGCCGCGATCGCGCTGATGCTGGCGTCCGGCCGTGAGGACGCGCGGCAGCTGACCATCCTGGCCGAACGCGAGCGCATCGCTCACGACCTGCACGACCACGTCATCCAGCGGCTGTTCGCCACCGGGATGGATCTGCAGGGCACGCTTGCCCGGGCGCGCTCACCGGAGGTGATCGGCCGGCTCAGCCGCACGCTCGATGATCTGCAGACCATCATCGAGGAGATCCGCACCGCCATCTTCCAGCTGAAGGCTCCGCTGGAGCGCGACGGCGGCTTCCGGCACCGCATTCAGGCAGTGGTCGCCGACCTGACCGAGCATCGCGACATCGTCACTACCGTGCAGATCGATGGCCCGATGGCCGCCGTCGGCGACGAACTGGCCGACCACGCCGAAGCGGTCACCACCGAGGCCGTCAGCAACGCCCTGCGTCACTCGGGCGCTACCCAGCTGACCATCGAGGTGGGCGTCGCCGACATGTTCAGCCTTGACATCGTCGACAACGGGTGTGGCCTGCCCGCCGACATTTCGCGCCGCAGCGGCCTGGCCAACATGAAGCACCGGGCCGAACAACTCGGCGGCAGCTGCGAGATCAACAGTGCACCCGACGGCGGCACCCGGGTCCACTGGACGGCTCCGCTGGGCGACTGCTGA
- a CDS encoding response regulator: protein MVKVFLVDDHEVVRRGLTDLLASDPDLEIVGEAGSVSEAMAKIPALQPDVAVLDVRLPDGNGIELCRDLLSDQPELRCLMLTSFTSDEAMLEAILAGASGFVVKDIKGMELARAIKDVGAGKSLLDNRAAAALMAKLRGGAEHHDPLSGLTEQERTLLGHLSEGLTNRQIAARMFLAEKTVKNYVSRLLAKLGMERRTQAAVFASRLGQGSAPPTPGN from the coding sequence ATGGTTAAGGTTTTCTTGGTCGATGACCATGAAGTCGTCCGTCGCGGACTGACCGATCTGCTCGCATCCGACCCTGACCTCGAGATCGTCGGCGAAGCCGGATCGGTATCCGAAGCAATGGCGAAGATCCCGGCGTTGCAGCCGGACGTCGCCGTGCTCGACGTGCGCCTGCCCGACGGAAACGGCATCGAATTGTGCCGTGACCTGCTGTCCGATCAGCCCGAATTACGGTGTCTGATGCTGACGTCGTTCACCTCCGATGAAGCGATGCTGGAGGCGATCCTGGCCGGCGCCAGCGGTTTCGTCGTCAAAGACATCAAGGGTATGGAGCTGGCCCGGGCGATCAAAGACGTCGGCGCCGGCAAATCGCTGCTGGACAACCGGGCGGCCGCAGCGCTGATGGCAAAGCTGCGGGGCGGGGCGGAGCATCATGATCCGCTGTCCGGATTGACCGAGCAGGAGCGCACGCTGCTGGGACATCTCAGTGAGGGATTGACCAACCGGCAGATCGCCGCCCGGATGTTTCTGGCCGAGAAAACGGTGAAGAACTATGTGTCGCGCCTGCTCGCCAAACTCGGCATGGAGCGGCGAACCCAGGCAGCGGTGTTCGCCTCGAGGCTGGGTCAAGGGTCTGCGCCGCCAACGCCCGGCAACTGA
- a CDS encoding universal stress protein, translated as MSQPDPKSVVVAVNGSQAAVNAAKWAIEEARGRQLPLRLVYVIPAADVPGGSAQNSEWELERAERALYQADGAIQGEGRPVETETAIRSGDPAQVLIGESQDAALICVGTARRGRAADGLLGPTAAALVTGAHCPVAIVRTNPDGSPTKLGVIAVVLNDEADNDEVVHQAMEEGRRRHATVRQIDRRLNSWVRRYPDVPVQIVAAGTGAKAAERHGSAIDLAVVGETDAEQLPELATPNCHPILGYPDCSILVVRH; from the coding sequence ATGTCGCAGCCGGACCCGAAGTCGGTGGTCGTGGCCGTCAATGGCTCACAAGCCGCGGTCAACGCCGCCAAGTGGGCGATCGAAGAGGCAAGGGGCCGGCAGCTGCCGCTTCGCCTGGTGTATGTCATCCCTGCCGCTGATGTGCCGGGCGGGTCGGCGCAGAACTCCGAATGGGAGCTCGAACGCGCCGAACGGGCGCTGTACCAGGCGGACGGGGCCATCCAGGGCGAAGGACGACCGGTCGAGACCGAAACCGCAATCCGATCCGGGGATCCGGCACAGGTATTGATCGGTGAATCGCAGGACGCCGCCCTCATCTGCGTCGGCACCGCGCGGCGGGGCAGGGCAGCCGACGGGTTGTTGGGCCCGACCGCCGCCGCGTTGGTCACGGGCGCCCACTGCCCGGTCGCGATAGTGCGGACCAATCCCGACGGTTCGCCCACCAAGCTGGGCGTGATCGCCGTCGTCCTCAACGACGAAGCCGACAACGACGAAGTCGTGCACCAGGCGATGGAGGAGGGGCGGCGCCGGCATGCCACGGTGCGCCAGATCGATCGCCGGCTCAATAGCTGGGTCCGCCGCTATCCGGACGTGCCCGTCCAAATCGTTGCCGCGGGCACCGGCGCGAAGGCCGCCGAGCGCCACGGCAGCGCGATCGACCTGGCCGTTGTCGGCGAGACCGACGCCGAGCAGCTCCCCGAACTGGCTACGCCCAATTGCCATCCGATCTTGGGCTATCCCGACTGCTCGATCCTGGTGGTTCGGCACTGA
- a CDS encoding 1-phosphofructokinase family hexose kinase, producing the protein MTKPAQPAQPAQPAATGPRIVTLTMNPALDITTSVDVVRPTEKLRCSATRYDPGGGGINVARIAQVLGGSVFAVFPAGGSHGGLLVRLLSEERLPCAHIPIAASTRESFTVNETSTGRQYRFVLPGPQLTSADQQRCLQELRFAARSAEFVVASGSLPPGVPADYYQRVADVCRQLGARFVLDTSGGGLQHISHGAFLLKASVRELQECAGRELDTESAQFGAAHELIDRGLAHAVVVSLGSHGALLATRDTSERFSAVPMGHGSGVGAGDAMVAAITVGLCRGWPLAESVRLGIAAGAAMLLTPGTAACERADVERLFEQVAQPSEVTEVTEVTGMATGAIGP; encoded by the coding sequence ATGACGAAGCCGGCCCAGCCGGCCCAGCCGGCCCAGCCGGCCGCGACCGGACCGCGAATCGTCACGTTGACCATGAATCCGGCGCTCGACATCACCACCAGCGTCGACGTCGTCCGGCCGACCGAGAAACTGCGCTGCTCGGCGACCCGTTACGACCCGGGCGGCGGCGGGATCAACGTCGCCCGGATCGCGCAGGTCCTCGGCGGGTCGGTGTTTGCGGTGTTTCCCGCTGGCGGGTCGCATGGCGGTCTTCTGGTGCGGCTGCTCAGCGAGGAGAGGTTGCCCTGTGCACACATCCCGATCGCCGCGTCGACGCGGGAAAGCTTCACCGTCAACGAGACCAGCACCGGCCGGCAGTACCGGTTCGTGCTTCCCGGACCTCAACTGACATCGGCAGACCAGCAGCGATGTCTTCAGGAACTGCGGTTTGCCGCGCGTTCCGCCGAATTCGTGGTGGCCAGCGGCAGCCTGCCGCCGGGGGTACCCGCCGATTACTACCAGCGGGTTGCCGATGTCTGCCGCCAGCTCGGTGCCAGGTTCGTGCTGGATACCTCCGGTGGCGGCCTGCAGCACATCTCCCACGGGGCCTTCCTGCTCAAGGCAAGCGTGCGAGAGCTCCAGGAGTGCGCCGGACGGGAGTTGGACACCGAGTCCGCGCAATTCGGCGCCGCACATGAGCTGATCGACCGCGGCCTTGCGCATGCCGTGGTGGTTTCGCTGGGATCGCACGGCGCGCTGCTGGCCACACGCGACACCAGTGAGCGGTTTTCGGCGGTTCCGATGGGTCACGGAAGCGGCGTCGGGGCCGGCGACGCGATGGTCGCCGCGATCACGGTGGGTCTGTGTCGCGGCTGGCCGCTGGCTGAGTCGGTTCGGTTGGGGATTGCGGCGGGCGCGGCAATGCTGCTGACACCCGGTACGGCGGCCTGTGAGCGCGCGGATGTGGAGAGGTTGTTCGAACAGGTTGCCCAGCCCTCCGAAGTCACCGAAGTCACCGAAGTCACCGGCATGGCCACCGGTGCGATAGGACCGTGA